One Ricinus communis isolate WT05 ecotype wild-type chromosome 2, ASM1957865v1, whole genome shotgun sequence DNA segment encodes these proteins:
- the LOC8281634 gene encoding uncharacterized protein LOC8281634, whose translation MAEGSVVFLLTKLTEFLQKEGSLLSEVREEAEYINDELEFMKAFLRVAETMEDSDPQLKVFAKKVRYVVYDLEDALDDFKLHLPSDHRNGFLASLQKMSHLIRSLKARHQIALKMQRIKLKVISISETHRRYLIKNNIMEQGSSSSAEGQPSRRRDDLQLEEANPVGIERPKTKLIEWLFEDKSDREVVSVVGMAGLGKTTLVTKVYNNKEVKKRFEFRAWITLSQSFTTEDLLIDIILQLFHVLRLSEPQGVDNMDNHKLRTVINEFLQERRYLIVLDNVSDTRAWNDFERVLPNNSCGSRILLTTRNHDVALASSPEKAYNLCPLSQEESWTLFCRKIFQNSICPPHLNSVLQKILVRCQGLPLAIVAIGGVLATKDRSRIDEWELVHRGLGAALEDNDRLRSIVSLSYNDLPYYLKHCLMYFSIFPVGDSIEHTRLVRLWIAEGFVKKKEGMTLEEVAEGYLNELIKRSLVQVVETTTDGRVKTCRVHDILLEMIILKSRDQDFAAIATEQSSSMMWPEKVRRLSMHNVMPSIQEVLNNSRPRSLLMFWWFDSLPESFVLNLSSRRLRLLNVLDLEGTPLKKFPNEVVNLYLLKYLSLRNTKVTSIPSSISKLQYLETLDLKHTHVTELPAEILKLQKLRHLLAYRYESESDDQIHTKYGCKAPALIGSLQSLQKLCFLEANQVNLLTELGKLDKLRRLGIVKLRREDGRILCASIERLRNLRALSICSVEEREVIDIENLSSPPRFLQRLYLTGRFEKLPEWISSLDGLVKVVLKWCGLSDDPLLLLQHLPNLVHLEFVQVYDGEILCFQAKGFQRLKFLGLNRLDRLNTIIIEQEAMPNLEKLIVQSCRSLQRVPLGIEYLNELKILEFYNMPLELIMALHPNGGENGDYWKVERVPEVYFTYWYDGNWDIISLESFKGRNSAQSGPSIIQRPRHIWKYKNWISSSLRSKLQLLLCLSLSVRVIEFHGRECVSFMARENYQPFALSFDGSRELATLKFIGLTVLCSRTISDLTEAMAEGSVVFLLTKLTEFLQKEGSLLSEVREEVEYINDELEFMKAFLRVAEAMEDSDLQLKVFAKKVRYVVYDLEDALDDFKLHLPSDHGYGFRASLQKMSHLIKGLKARHQIALKMQRIKIRVINISETHRRYLIKNNIMQQGSSTSAERQPSRRRDALQLEEANPVGIERPKMKLIEWLVEDKSEREVVSVVGMGGLGKTTLVTKVYYDKEVKKRFEFRAWITLSQSFTIEDLLKDIILQLSHVLPLSDPQGVDNMDNAKLRTVIEEFLQERRYLIVLDNVSDTRAWYDFELVLPNNSCGSRILLTTRNHDVAFASSADKAYNLSPLSQEESWTLFCRKIFQNNPCPPLLNGILQKILVRCQGLPLAIVAIGGVLAMKDRSRIDEWELVHQGLGAALEDHDRLKSILSLSYNDLPYYLKYCLMYFSIFPVGDLIERAKLVRLWIAEGFVKEKEGMTLEEVAEGYLNELVKRSLVQVVETTSDGRVKTCRVHDILLEMIIWKSRDQDFAAIANEQNTSMMWPEKIRRLSIHNVMPSIQEILIASRPRSLLMFWWFDSLPKSFVLILSSHRLRLLNVLDLGGTPLKKFPNEVVSLYLLKYLSLRNTKVTSIPSSIGKLQNLETLDLKQTHVTELPAEILKLQKLCHLLVYRYEIESDDQIHTKYGCKAPAQIGSLQSLQKLCFLEANQGNTLLAELGKLNQLRRLGIVKIRTEDGRTLCASIERLRNLRALSISVEESEVIDINYLSSPPRFLQRLYLTGRLENLPEWISSLDSLVKVVLKWSGLSDDPLLLLQHLPNLVHLEFVQVYDGEILCFQARGFQRLKVLGLNKLHRLNTITIEQGAMPNLEKLIVQSCRSLQRVPLGIEYLNELKVLEFYNMPLELIMALHPSGGENGDYWKVERVPEVYFTYWYDGNWDIISMESFKDKSSAQSGSSIMQRPRHIWK comes from the exons ATGGCTGAAGGTTCAGTAGTGTTTCTTCTTACTAAGCTAACAGAGTTTCTTCAAAAAGAGGGAAGCCTGTTGTCAGAAGTTCGAGAAGAAGCTGAGTACATCAATGATGAACTAGAGTTCATGAAAGCCTTTCTAAGAGTTGCAGAGACAATGGAGGATAGTGACCCTCAGCTAAAAGTGTTTGCAAAGAAAGTGAGATATGTTGTCTATGACCTTGAAGATGCTCTTGATGATTTCAAGTTGCACCTTCCTTCTGATCATAGAAATGGATTCCTTGCTTCTTTACAAAAGATGTCTCACTTGATTAGAAGTTTAAAAGCTCGGCATCAAATTGCTCTAAAAATGCAACGCATCAAATTGAAAGTGATAAGTATCTCAGAAACACATAGAAGATActtgattaaaaataatataatggAACAGGGCTCGAGTTCCAGTGCTGAAGGACAGCCATCCAGAAGAAGGGATGATCTTCAACTTGAAGAAGCTAATCCAGTGGGCATCGAACGCCCCAAGACGAAGCTCATTGAGTGGCTTTTTGAAGACAAATCTGACCGGGAAGTGGTGTCAGTTGTTGGAATGGCTGGTCTGGGTAAGACCACCTTGGTAACCAAGGTGTACAATAATAAAGAAGTGAAGAAACGGTTTGAATTCCGGGCATGGATCACTCTTTCTCAATCTTTCACAACGGAAGACTTGTTAATAGATATAATTCTACAACTCTTCCATGTTCTTCGATTATCAGAACCTCAAGGAGTGGACAACATGGACAATCATAAGCTCAGAACAGTAATCAACGAATTCCTTCAGGAACGGAGGTACCTTATAGTCCTGGATAATGTTTCTGACACCAGAGCATGGAATGATTTTGAGCGTGTGTTACCGAACAATAGTTGCGGCAGCAGAATACTGCTTACAACACGGAATCATGATGTCGCCTTGGCCTCATCCCCTGAAAAAGCCTACAACCTATGTCCATTATCTCAAGAAGAGTCATGGACTTTGTTCTGCAGGAAAATATTTCAGAACAGCATTTGCCCTCCACATCTGAACAGTGTTTTGCAGAAAATCCTGGTCAGATGTCAGGGATTGCCACTTGCAATTGTGGCCATTGGTGGGGTTCTTGCGACGAAGGACAGGAGTAGAATAGACGAATGGGAATTGGTGCATCGAGGTCTTGGCGCAGCGTTGGAAGACAATGACAGATTGAGAAGTATAGTATCACTCAGTTACAATGATTTGCCGTACTATCTCAAACACTGTTTGATGTATTTCAGCATCTTTCCTGTGGGGGACTCGATTGAGCATACAAGACTTGTTCGATTATGGATTGCGGAAGGGTTCgtgaaaaaaaaggaaggaatGACTTTAGAGGAAGTTGCAGAAGGCTACCTGAATGAGCTCATAAAAAGAAGCTTAGTCCAAGTGGTAGAGACAACTACTGATGGGCGAGTGAAAACATGTCGAGTCCATGATATTCTGCTAGAAATGATCATTTTGAAGTCAAGAGACCAAGATTTTGCAGCCATAGCTACTGAACAGAGCAGTAGCATGATGTGGCCTGAAAAAGTCCGCCGATTGTCAATGCATAATGTTATGCCAAGCATACAAGAAGTACTTAATAACTCTCGACCACGTTCGCTGCTCATGTTTTGGTGGTTTGATTCTTTACCTGAATCCTTTGTATTGAATTTGTCTTCTCGTCGTTTAAGGCTGCTTAATGTTTTAGATCTGGAAGGCACACCTTTAAAGAAATTTCCAAATGAAGTTGTCAACCTCTACCTTCTGAAATATCTGAGTTTGAGGAATACCAAGGTGACTTCCATTCCAAGCTCTATTAGCAAGCTTCAGTACCTAGAAACCTTGGATTTGAAGCACACCCATGTCACTGAATTGCCTGCTGAGATTCTGAAGCTCCAAAAACTTCGCCACCTGCTAGCATATCGCTATGAAAGTGAATCTGATGATCAGATTCACACCAAATATGGGTGCAAGGCACCAGCTCTTATAGGAAGTTTACAGTCTCTACAAAAGCTTTGCTTCCTGGAGGCAAATCAAGTCAATCTTTTGACAGAACTGGGAAAACTAGATAAGCTGAGGCGGCTAGGCATTGTCAAGTTAAGGAGAGAAGATGGGAGGATCCTGTGCGCTTCCATTGAGAGGCTGAGAAACCTTCGTGCATTGTCTATTTGTTCAGTAGAAGAGCGCGAGGTCATTGATATAGAGAATTTATCTTCTCCTCCTAGATTTCTTCAACGTCTGTACTTGACAGGACGTTTCGAGAAGCTACCAGAATGGATATCTTCACTTGATGGTTTGGTGAAGGTGGTCTTGAAATGGTGTGGATTAAGCGATGATCCTCTGCTGTTGCTTCAGCATTTACCCAATCTGGTACATCTTGAATTTGTGCAGGTTTACGATGGGGAGATCTTATGCTTTCAAGCTAAGGGGTTTCAGAGGCTGAAATTTCTGGGTCTAAACAGGTTGGACAGACTCAACACTATAATCATTGAGCAGGAAGCAATGCCTAATCTTGAAAAGCTGATTGTTCAGAGCTGTAGATCACTGCAGAGGGTGCCATTAGGCATTGAGTACCTGAATGAGCTCAAAATTCTGGAGTTCTACAACATGCCTTTAGAACTAATCATGGCACTGCATCCCAATGGAGGAGAAAACGGAGATTATTGGAAGGTTGAGCGTGTGCCTGAGGTATACTTCACCTACTGGTATGATGGCAACTGGGATATCATTTCCTTGGAGAGTTTCAAAGGCAGAAACTCTGCTCAATCTGGGCCTAGCATTATTCAGCGTCCTCGGCACATCTGGAAATA CAAAAATTGGATTTCCTCTAGTTTAAGAAGTAAATTGCAGTTGTTATTGTGTCTTTCATTATCTGTTCGAGTCATTGAATTCCATGGAAGAGAGTG TGTTTCATTCATGGCAAGAGAAAATTATCAGCCATTTGCACTATCCTTCGATGGCTCAAGAGAGTTGGCTACACTGAAGTTCATAGGTTTAACAGTTCTGTGTTCAAG AACCATCTCTGACCTAACAGAAGCAATGGCTGAAGGTTCAGTAGTATTTCTTCTTACTAAGCTAACAGAATTTCTCCAAAAAGAGGGGAGCCTATTGTCAGAAGTTCGAGAAGAAGTTGAGTACATCAATGATGAACTTGAGTTCATGAAGGCCTTTTTAAGAGTTGCAGAGGCAATGGAGGATAGTGACCTTCAACTCAAAGTGTTCGCAAAGAAAGTGAGATATGTTGTCTATGACCTCGAAGATGCTCTTGATGATTTCAAGTTGCACCTTCCTTCTGATCATGGATATGGGTTCCGTGCTTCTCTTCAGAAGATGTCTCATTTGATTAAGGGTTTAAAAGCTCGACATCAAATTGCTTTAAAAATGCAACGCATCAAAATCAGAGTGATAAATATCTCAGAAACACATCGAagatatttgataaaaaataatatcatgcAACAGGGCTCGAGTACCAGTGCTGAAAGACAGCCATCCAGAAGAAGGGATGCCCTTCAACTTGAAGAAGCTAATCCAGTGGGTATTGAACGTCCCAAGATGAAGCTTATTGAGTGGCTTGTCGAAGACAAATCTGAGCGTGAAGTGGTTTCAGTTGTTGGAATGGGTGGTTTGGGTAAGACTACCTTGGTGACAAAAGTGTATTATGATAAAGAAGTGAAGAAACGGTTTGAGTTCCGTGCTTGGATCACTCTTTCTCAATCTTTCACAATAGAAgacttgttgaaagatataattCTACAACTCTCCCATGTTCTTCCATTATCAGACCCTCAAGGAGTGGATAACATGGACAATGCTAAGCTCAGAACAGTAATTGAagaatttcttcaggaacggaGATACCTTATAGTCCTGGATAATGTCTCGGATACTAGAGCATGGTATGATTTTGAGCTTGTATTGCCAAACAATAGTTGTGGCAGCCGAATCTTGCTTACAACACGAAATCATGATGTTGCCTTTGCCTCATCTGCTGATAAAGCCTACAACCTGAGTCCATTATCTCAAGAAGAGTCTTGGACTTTGTTTTGCaggaaaatatttcaaaacaaCCCCTGCCCTCCACTATTGAACGGAATTTTGCAAAAAATCCTGGTCAGATGTCAGGGATTGCCACTTGCAATTGTAGCAATTGGTGGAGTTCTTGCAATGAAGGATAGAAGTAGAATAGATGAATGGGAATTGGTGCATCAAGGTCTTGGCGCTGCTCTAGAAGATCATGACAGATTGAAAAGTATACTCTCCCTAAGTTACAATGATTTGCCTTACTATCTGAAATACTGTTTGATGTATTTTAGCATCTTTCCTGTGGGTGACTTAATTGAGCGTGCGAAACTTGTTCGATTATGGATAGCAGAAGGGTttgttaaagaaaaggaaggaatGACATTAGAGGAAGTTGCAGAAGGCTACCTGAATGAGCTtgtaaaaagaagtttggtcCAAGTGGTAGAGACAACTAGTGATGGACGAGTCAAAACATGCCGAGTCCATGACATTCTCCTAGAAATGATAATTTGGAAGTCAAGAGACCAAGATTTTGCAGCCATAGCTAATGAACAGAACACTAGCATGATGTGGCCTGAAAAGATCCGCCGCTTATCAATACATAATGTCATGCCAAGCATACAAGAAATACTTATTGCCTCTCGACCACGTTCACTGCTCATGTTTTGGTGGTTTGATTCTTTACCTAAATCCTTCGTATTGATTTTATCTTCTCATCGTTTAAGATTGCTCAATGTTTTAGATCTAGGAGGCACACCTTTAAAGAAATTTCCAAATGAAGTTGTCAGTCTCTACCTTCTAAAATATCTGAGTTTAAGGAATACCAAGGTGACTTCGATTCCAAGCTCTATAGGTAAGCTTCAGAACCTAGAAACCTTGGATTTGAAGCAGACCCATGTCACTGAATTGCCTGCCGAGATTCTGAAGCTCCAAAAGCTTTGCCACCTACTAGTATATCGCTATGAAATTGAGTCTGATGATCAGATTCACACCAAATATGGCTGCAAGGCACCAGCTCAAATAGGAAGTTTGCAGTCTTTACAAAAGCTTTGCTTCCTGGAAGCAAATCAAGGCAATACTCTTTTGGCAGAACTGGGAAAACTAAATCAGCTGAGGAGGTTAGGCATTGTAAAGATAAGGACAGAAGATGGGAGGACGCTGTGCGCTTCCATTGAAAGGCTGAGAAACCTTCGTGCATTGTCTATTTCTGTAGAAGAGAGTGAGGTCATTGACATAAATTACTTATCTTCTCCTCCTAGATTTCTTCAACGGTTGTACTTGACAGGACGTTTGGAGAATTTACCAGAATGGATATCTTCACTTGATAGTTTGGTGAAGGTTGTTCTGAAATGGAGTGGGTTAAGTGATGATCCGTTGCTATTGCTTCAGCATTTACCCAATCTGGTCCATCTTGAATTTGTGCAGGTTTATGATGGAGAGATTTTGTGTTTTCAAGCCAGGGGGTTTCAAAGGCTTAAGGTTTTGGGGCTAAACAAGTTACATAGACTCAATACAATAACTATTGAGCAGGGAGCAATGCCTAATCTTGAAAAGCTGATTGTTCAGAGCTGCAGGTCACTGCAGAGGGTGCCATTAGGCATTGAATACCTGAATGAGCTTAAAGTTCTGGAGTTCTACAACATGCCTTTAGAATTAATCATGGCATTGCATCCCAGTGGAGGAGAAAATGGAGACTACTGGAAGGTTGAGCGCGTCCCGGAGGTTTACTTCACCTACTGGTATGATGGTAATTGGGATATCATTTCTATGGAGAGTTTCAAAGACAAAAGCTCTGCTCAGTCTGGTTCAAGCATTATGCAGCGTCCTCGGCATATCTGGAAATAG
- the LOC125369187 gene encoding uncharacterized protein LOC125369187, whose translation MTDKEIIHTRLNPPGPLIEQVFYSNPHLRFSFSSHYQSHCLQQSKSCTTRHIGSSYCVSFMARENYQPFALSFDGSRELATLKFIGLTVLCSRLNLVGKTKISLEAKAF comes from the exons ATGACTGACAAAGAAATTATCCATACCCGATTGAACCCGCCTGGCCCGTTAATTGAACAAGTCTTCTACAGTAATCCACATCTgcgattttctttttcttcgcATTATCAATCTCATTG TTTACAGCAGTCAAAAAGCTGTACGACAAGGCACATTGGCTCTTCCTATTG TGTTTCATTCATGGCAAGAGAAAATTATCAGCCATTTGCACTATCCTTCGATGGCTCAAGAGAGTTGGCTACACTGAAGTTCATAGGTTTAACAGTTCTGTGTTCAAGGTTGAATTTAGTTGGAAAAACGAAGATTTCATTAGAAGCTAAGGCCTTCTAA
- the LOC8281636 gene encoding uncharacterized protein LOC8281636, translated as MYKNKSPHSHDPTPLLSNPKPSPSLLTSHDPDHHHRSLTTSVFSPLRRIMLAAPSWLRMRRSRCVFLLLCSPILLPFLCASFPLLCAAELCIRICRRARRRKDGDDDEDDDVDGLRRCEEGFRDCGCSRRAEEEKEVGLLQRYLEDQLRLVGSVYECGDEFDDQQQENQDITQNTDFRTPLLA; from the coding sequence atgtataaaaataagagtCCCCATTCACATGATCCTACCCCTCTCCTTTCAAACCCCAAACCCTCGCCATCGCTTCTCACCAGCCATGATCCCGACCACCACCACCGCAGTCTCACCACCTCGGTATTCTCGCCACTCCGCCGGATCATGCTAGCCGCCCCCTCGTGGCTGCGCATGAGACGGAGCCGCTGTGTTTTCCTCCTCCTCTGTTCGCCTATTCTTCTCCCCTTCCTGTGCGCTTCTTTCCCTCTCCTCTGCGCCGCCGAGCTCTGTATCCGTATCTGCCGCCGCGCTCGGCGGAGAAAAGACGGCGATGACGATGAGGATGACGATGTAGATGGGCTGAGGCGATGCGAAGAAGGTTTCCGCGATTGCGGTTGCAGTCGAAGAGCTGAAGAGGAAAAGGAAGTGGGGCTGTTACAGAGGTATCTGGAAGATCAACTGAGACTCGTTGGATCTGTTTATGAATGCGGTGATGAATTTGATGATCAACaacaagaaaatcaagatATCACTCAAAATACTGATTTTAGAACTCCTCTTTTGGCttaa